The genomic interval CCTAAATGAAAATCAGAGGCAAAATATATGTTCTTTTTCATCAATATTCAAAGATAGTCAACCATTTTATCAATCATGTCCAAAAATATTTTTTACCGGCAATCGGCCTTAACCCTATGATAAAATGAATACTTAGCCCATTAGATCAGTCAGCTTTGTCAAATCAGCCTCAATTTTGAATCAAATGCAGACAGTTGAGAATCATTACAAACAAATTTTGTAAATTCGCAACAAATTTAAATACATGATTTCTACAGATATAGCCATCATTGGCGCCGGACCCGTAGGTTTGTTTGCTATTTTCGAAGCAGGTTTGCTTAAAATGCGTTGTCATTTAATTGATTACTTACCTCAGGTTGGAGGTCAGCTTTCCGAAATTTACCCTAAAAAACCTATATATGATATCCCTGGTTATCCGAGCGTACTAGCTCAGGAACTAGTTGATAACCTGGTAGAACAAGCTAAACCATTTCACCCTGGTTATACTTTAGGCGAACGTATTGAAGGTTTGGAGAAACGTGGTGAAGGTGATTTCGTACTGACAACCAATATGGGTACTATCATAGAAGCCAAAGTTGTAGTAATTGCTGGTGGATTAGGTTGTTTTGAACCTCGTAAACCTGTCGTATCCGGACTAGAGCAGTTTGAAAACGGACGCGGCGTAAATTACATGATCCTTGATCCTGAGCAGTACCGCGGACAGAAAATGGTAATTGCAGGTGGTGGTGACTCTGCATTGGACTGGACTATATTCCTTGCTGATCTAGTTGAAGAATTAACACTTGTACACCGCAGCGAAAGCTTCCGTGGAGCACCAGACTCCGTAGCTAAAGTAATGCAGCTGGCAGAGAGCGGAAAAATCAATCTTGTACTCAACAGTAACCTGGGTGCTGTAACAGGAACAGGCAAGCTGGAAAAGGTAGAGATTGTACACAACAAAACACTTGAAAAAACTATCGTTGATGCTGACCATTTAATTCCTCTTTTTGGATTAAGCCCTAAATTAGGCCCGATTGAGCAATGGAACCTGAATATTCATAAAAGTGCAATCGAAGTTAATACTGATGATTACTCGACCAATATCCCGGGTATTTATGCAATCGGTGATATCAATACTTATACAAACAAATTGAAACTAATCCTTTGTGGATTCCACGAGGCTGCATTGATGAGTCATAGTGCTTACCAGTACATGAACCCTGGTATTAAATACACGATGAAATATACCACAGTTAACGGAGTAGCAGAATTTTAAATAATGGAAGAAAATAATATTACCGTACACGTTCAGAACCCTGATGGCACATTAACTTCACTGGAAGCCCCTGTTGATATGGGATTAAGTTTGATGGAGTATCTTAAAGCGTGTGAATATGATATTTTAGCTACCTGCGGTGGGATGGCCTTATGCGCAACCTGCTGTGTGGATGTTTTGGAAGGTGAAGACAAGTTAAAGGAAATGACAGATGACGAATATGCCATGCTGGATACTTTACCTGACCTTTTACCAAATTCAAGATTAGCTTGTCAGCTGCAATTAAGCCACGAAATGGATGGGCTGGTTGTCAAACTGCACGGTACTGACTAATTACTATCTGCGGGTGCTGCGATTACTTTTACAGGATCACCTATAGTCTTATAAGTACCCTCACCTTTTAATATTGCAAGCATTTTAGTGGAATTGCCAAGCACTGATTTAGCAGCTTCCAATTCCTTATCATACTGGAATGCTTGCACTATTTTACCCTTCTCAAAATAATACCTGCTTACAATCTGCGTTTCAAGTATTCTTTTAATCTCTGCTTTGTGCGTGAATATCTCTGTTTTTTTAGCCACCAGCATCTTCGCTTTCAGCTCTTCCAGATCTTTCTTAACCAGTGATAGTTTTTGTTCTTTTTCTGCTTCAGTTCTCAAATCTGACAGCAATCTTTCTGCTGTAGAAGTATAAGAATAATCTTTTCCATCCAGCGAATTCGCAAAAGCAGCATAATCTTCTTCCGACACCTGGAAATCTGTAGCCGGGCTGATTGTTGCGTGGCTCTTTTTATAAGCATTGGCGAAATCAAAGAACATGCTCTTACTAATTAAAGAAATTGTTATAGGACTTAGCTTGATAGCTCCAACCAGCAGATCAGGGTAAACACCACTTCCATTATAGACAACCCTTCCCGTTTTAGTGTTATATTTTGCAATCAGGGAGTCTGCAATTTTCAAATTTTTCCCTTCTTTATTTTTATGCGCGTAGTCTACCGCCTGTATACACCTGCCTGAAGGCGTAAAATACTTGGCTACTGTAACTTTAACCAGACTATTATAAGGTAGATTGAAAGTTTGCTGAACCAGTCCCTTACCGTAACTCCGTTGCCCGATCACCACACCTCTGTCCAGATCCTGCAATGCGCCCGCAACTATTTCTGAAGCGGAAGCAGAAGAACCATTAATCAATACCACCAACGGAAGATCTGGCAGCAGCGGCATATTACTTGTCTTATAATTGATTGTTTTTTCAGGATTGCGGGCCTTTTGGGTTACCACAACCAGATCTTTATTGACAAACAGATTGACAATTTTTACAGCTTCCTGCAAGATCCCTCCTCCATTATATCTCAGATCAAGGATCATCCCTTTCGGATGTTGTTTATTCAACTCGATTGCTGCGTCCTGTACTTCCTGTGCAGAATTCTCCAGAAACTTATCCAGCCTGATGTAGGCAAGATCACCGATCATCCCTGAATAAGAAACATTAAGTTGTTTGATTTCGTCTCTGACCAACTGTTTTTGCAGGACTGTACCTTCTCTGATCAGCAGCAGATCTACGGCAGAACCGCGCGGACCGCGAAGCAAACGGCTCACTTCTGCACGTTCTTTTCCTTTCACTTCAATGCCATTGATCTTTATAATCTGATCGCCGGGCTGAACACCAAGCTTAAACGCAGGATAACCTGCACTTACTTCATTTACAAAAAGTTTTCCTTCGATAAAAACTGTACTGGCACCAATTCCGCCAAACTGTGTGCTCACATATTTCAGCTTATAATCTTCTACCTCAGATTCTGGAATATAAGTAGTATAAGGATCCAATGTGTCCAGCATCGCATCGATACCGCTTTTCATTAGATCTCCGGCATTGGTTTCATCCACATAATTGATGTTAATTTCCCGGTATAAGGACGCGAAAATGTCCATATTTTTAGATACCAGGAATAAATCCTCCTTAAAAGACCAGGTAAAAGACGCAAATGCAATAAGAGCAAATAGAAGTGCAAACTTGTTTCTTTTCATGGGCATACAGATAAGTTAAAGAGGATGGCCTTGCCTATTGCTTATAACCTGTTTCCGTTAGGATCAGCAAGTGCTTTATTGATGGTAAATTCAACATATCTGACATCTCTTTTTAATAATGCAGTTAATTGATTAACCAGCTGATCTTCCTGACCAGGTGCAAATATTAAATTCTCTTTAGCTAAATCTCTGTATTTTCTAAGGACTTTGATTTTAACTCTTTCTGCTGATTCAGGAGTGAACGTAAAGCTTGCCATAATATATTCTTTCCCGCAAAAATATGAAAAAAAAACAGCAATAACTCAACAAAGCACCTTCTATATAGCAGATCTCCCGCCCGCTTGCTGCTGAACGGAATCCGGGCATACGACGGAGTTAATTTATATATATATTTACGATTATGTACGCAACATTTTTAGCACATCAGTGGATGAGTTTTTGGAGATCCAAAGGCAAGGGTGGAACAATTGCCACACAACTGATTATGGGCTTTATTATACTTTACCTGGTTCTTGTTTCCATTTTCATCGGGTATAACATGGAACATATTATCGAAGAAATGCTTCCCGGCAAAGACGTCATGCTGGTTTTCAACGGCATGATCCTCTATTATTTCACCATAGAGTTCCTCATGCGTTTACAATTGCAAGAGCTTCCAACACTGGCTGTACAACCTTATCTGCACCTGAATATTCCCAAAAGCAAACTGATTTCATTCTTAAATATCACCGCACTTTTTTCAGTTTTCAACCTTCTTCCCCTACTGCTTTTCTTTCCCTTTTCCATTTTAAAGATCAACAGTGATTTTGGCGCGTTTGCCTGTATCATGTATTTACTCGCTATTATGTCTTTAGTGATTTTCAATAATTATGCTGCACTTTATTTCAAAAGGCTGACTATAGGAAACCTTAAAGCGGGAATACTGGGCTCAGTTTTTTTAGTTGCCGTCGGTCTGCTTGAATACTTTAAAGTCTTCTCCATCGCATCGCTGTCGAATCATGTTTTCCATGTGATAACGACTACGCCACCAGTCGCCACCATTTTCCCTGTTGCGGCAGTTATTATGCTCACGATCAACACCCGTTTTTTAAAGAGGAATTTATATCTCGAAGAACTGCAGTCTGCAAAGCAGAAAAAATCAAGTACAGATTACCCCTTTCTTGACAGGTTTGGTGAAACAGGGGTTTACCTTGCCCTGGAGATCAAATTAATATTGCGCAACAAAAGGTCACGCTCAACACTCACCAAAGGGCTCCTTTTTATCTTCTACGGCCTTCTTTTCTATAAACAGGAAACATTGGATGCCAACAAATTCTGGTCTCTGATCTTTCCCGCTACTTTTATGACCGGAAATATGATTATGCTTTACGGACAATTTATGTTTGGCTGGCAAAGTGCAGAATTTGACGGGCTCTTAACCAGCAAACTAAATATAAAGACTTTTTTCAAAGCAAAATTTCTGTTATTCACTATCGGATCAACTCTTCTAACAGCCGCAGTAAGTATTTACGGACTAATCAGCTGGAAAATCCTGATCCTTCAGTTTGCAGTCTATTGCTATAATATCGGGGTTACTTCAGTGATTACTTTATACTTTGCCACAAGAAACTACAAGGCGCTTGACCTCAGTAAAGGATCTGCGATGAACTGGCAGGGAATTACAGCTTCTACCATGCTGCAAACTATTCCGCTCATGCTCAGCCCTTACTTAATTTATTTACCCATATCCCTGATTTCAAACCCCTATTGGGGGATTGCCGGCGTTGCCATTACCGGCCTTGCAGGTTTATTGACCAGGAACTTCTGGATCAACTTCCTCACCAAAGAGTTCCAGGAAAGAAAATATAAAATCGCAGAAGGCTTTAGACAAAAATAAAATGCTGGAAATTAAACAACTAAAAAAAGAATACGCAGGTACTACCGTAGTAGATATTGATCATCTAACCATTAACGCCGGCGAGACCGTTGGCATCGTTGGCAATAATGGGGCAGGTAAAACAACCCTGTTCAGAATGCTATTAGACCTGATCCGTCCCTTTTCAGGAGAGATACTCTCCAAAGGTAAAAATGTAGCCCAGGACGATCAGTGGAAAAACTATACAGCCTCTTTCCTGGACGAAGGATTTCTGATCAATTACCTCACCCCAGAAGAATATTTTATTTTTATCGGCTCCCTCCAACACTACAGTGCTTTGGAGGTCATGAATTCCTTAATCCCCTATACAGAGCTCTTTAACGGGGAAATTATGAACAGCGGCAAATATATCCGTGACTTCTCCATGGGAAACCAAAATAAAATAGGCATTGTTGCAGCCCTGCTCCAAAACCCAGAATTACTGATTCTCGATGAACCCTTTGCAAACCTTGACCCAACCACACAAATCAGGCTTAAAGACCATTTAAAAACTTTAAAAACAAAACAACTTACTACCCTGATTTCCAGTCACGACCTCAACCACGTTACAGATGTCTGCGAACGTATCATCTTATTTGAAAAAGGAAAAATTATCAAAGATATGTACACCAACGAAAATACCCTGAAAGAACTCGAAGCCTATTTTTCGTTAAGGACTGTCTAATTGAGTCCCCTTTTACTAAGTCCTTTCTAATCAAATTCTTTTTAATTAAGTTCCTTGTCATAGACTCCTTCTAATCGAGTCCTTCTAATTGATTTTTCTAACTGGTTTTTTCTAATTAAGGTCTTTCTAACAAATTGAGTTCTTCTAATTGGGTTTTCGTAATTAAGGTCTTTTTAATAAGTTCCTTGTGATTGGGTTCCTTCTAATCGAGTCCTTTCTAATTGATTTTTCTAACTGGCTTTTTCTAATTAAGGTCTTTTAATTAAATTCCTTGTGATAGGTTCCTTCTAATCGAGTCCTTTCCAAATGGTTTTTTCTAATTAAGTCCTTTCTAATTGGTTCCTTCTAATTAAGTCCTTTCTAAATGGTTTTTCCTAATTAAGGTCTTTTTAAGCTTTCCAACTATCCTCCTGTAAATTAAGCCCTTTCAAAAGTCCCCTCCTCTCCAACCCACCCATAAGCTGAGATAAAAAATGGATGTAGTGTTTTTTTGACGTGCATTCATTCTTCATGAATGCGTCAAAAAAACACTACATCCATTTTTTATCGAAGACTCAAAAACTTTTTTATATTTACGGCTTCCTTAAATCCTCAAAACACCATAATTACAATGGCAAGATTAAATCTTTTGGAAGAAACACGTTTCGAAAAACTCCCTGTTTCAGTATTTGATAACCCAGCAGCAGCATCCATAAACGTTGCACAGCGTATCGCTAATCTCATCAGAGAAAAACAAGAAAAGAAGCAAAAGGCAGTCCTAGGCCTTGCGACCGGTGTTACACCGATTGCAGTATACGCAGAGCTTGTACGTTTACACAAAGAGGAAAATCTGAGTTTCAGCAACGTGATCACATTCAACCTGGACGAGTATTACCCGATGCAGCCTAACGCCGCTCAGAGTTATGTGACCTTTATGAATGAGAATTTATTCGATCACATTGATATTCCTAAAGAAAACATTAATATTCCCGACGGTACACTCGAACTGGAAGCTATTCCTGCATTCTGTCTTGATTATGAACGCAAAATCGGAGAGCTCGGTGGTCTGGATATTCAAATCCTCGGAATTGGACGTACAGGACACATTGGGTTTAACGAACCGGGTTCTGCCCCCAATTCAGGAACCCGTCTGGTTACTCTTGATGATCTGACCAGAAGAGATGCAGCAAGAGACTTCGGTGGAAAATCTTTCGTCCCTTCCAAAGCAATCACCATGGGAATCGGGACTATTTTCAAAGCCCGTGAGATCATTCTGATGGCATGGAACCAGAAAAAAGCTTCTATTATCAAAAAAGCAGTAGAAGGAGAAATTTCAAGTGAAGTACCCGCCACCTATCTGCAATTATCAGATCATGTAGAATTTATCCTTGATAAAGACGCAGCTTCCTTATTGACCCGTTTTGATACGCCATGGCTTGTTAAAGACTGTGTATGGGAAGATAAATTAATCAGAAAAGCAGTAATATGGCTTGCAAATACACTGAAAAAGCCGATTTTAAAACTTACCGAAGATGATTTCAATAATCACGGTATGGCACAATTAGCCATTGAAAGAGGCCCTGTTTATAACATCAACATTCATATTTTCAATAAATTACAACACACCATTACCGGATGGCCGGGAGGAAAACCAAACGCAGACGATTCTCAGCGACCGGAAAGAGCAACTCCAGCTAAAAAAAGAGTAGTTATTTTTTCTCCGCATCCAGACGATGATGTGATCTCTATGGGTGGTACTTTTATCCGCCTGGTAGATCAGCAGCACGATGTCCATGTCGCTTACCAAACCTCAGGAAATACGGCTGTTTGGGATGATGACGCTTTAAGATTTGTAGAATTCAGCATTGACTTCGCAGAAAAAATGGGACTGGATCAAAAAGAGCTGAAGGGTATATATGACAACATGCGTACTTTCATTGCAGCTAAAAAACCTAATCAGGTTGATACACCAGAAATTCAATCTGTAAAAGGACTGATCAGAAAAGGAGAAGCAATTGCAGGAGCCCGTTACTGCGGACTAGAAGATGATCATATCCATTTTATGGCACTTCCTTTTTATGAAAGCGGAAAAAACAAGAAAAATCCGGTAACCAATCTGGATGTTGAACTCACTATAGAACTACTTCAAAAAGTTAAACCTGAGCAGATTTTTGCTGCCGGAGACTTTGAAGATCCGCACGGAACACACCTGGTTTGCTTTAACATTATTATTGAAGCCATGAACCGCCTGCGCGAAACAGAAGAATGGGCAAAAAACTGCTGGTTATGGATGTACCGCGGCGCATGGCAGGAATTTGATACGCATGAAATTGAGATGGCAGTTCCTTTGAGTCCTCAGGAACTGCTGAAAAAGAAATATGCAATTTTCAAACACCAGTCACAAAAAGACAGAGCAGTATTTCCAGGGGACGATTCCAGAGAATTCTGGGAGCGTGCTGAAGATAGGAACAGAGACACTGCGAAAGCTTATGATGACTTGGGATTAGCAGAATACGAAGCAATGGAAGCTTTCGTCCGCTGGAAATTCTAAGCAATATTTCCAATAAAATCTAGCGCCTGTTCAAGAAATCGTTCAAAACTATATCAAAACACAGTTTCAGACCGTTTCTTAAACAGGCGCTTTAAATTAAAACCATATGTATAAAAATATATTCCCGATTATCGGATTAGCTTTGCTTGCAGCAATTAACAACCCGGTATCAGGACAACAAAAGACTACAAAACACCAACCAGTCGCTAAGCATACTGTAAGCGCCGGAAAATTAATCCCCAATGACCCAGCCGTTAAAATCGGCAGATTACCCAATGGCCTGACCTATTATATCAGGAAAAATGTGGAGCCTAAAAACCGGGCCGAGCTCTACCTGGCCAACCGCATCGGTTCTTTAATGGAAAATGACGATCAGCTAGGACTGGCACATTTTACCGAACACATGGCTTTTAACGGTACAAAGGATTTCCCTAAAAATGAAATCATCAATTATCTGCAGAAAGCGGGGGTACGTTTCGGCGCTGATTTAAATGCTTATACTTCATTTGATCAGACTGTGTATCAATTGCCAATTCCCACAGACAGCACAGAGCTCTTCCATACTGGTTTTAAAATTCTGGCCAACTGGGCAGGAAAAATCTCTATGGACGGAGCCGAAATAGATAGAGAAAGGGGTGTCATTATTGAAGAAGACCGTCAGAGCGGCAAAAACTCAGCAGAACGCATCAGAAAACAACTGCTGCCGGTCATGCTTAAAGATTCCCGTTATGAAAAAAGGCTTCCTATTGGAAAAATAGACCTCTTAAAAACTTTTACACACGATAAGATCAGAAACTTTTATGCAGACTGGTACAGGCCAGACTTGCAAGCAGTAATTGCAGTTGGAGATTTTGATGTCAATGAAGTGGAGCAATTGATTATTGCCAACTTCTCCGGTTTAAAAAATCCGGCTAAAAAGAAAGAAAGATTAAATTATGACCTTCCGGACAATAAAGCACCACTAGTTAAAATTATTACTGATGCAGAACAGCAATACAATGTGGCTTCTGTAACCTGGAAACAACGCGGAAATATCTTAAAAACGACCACAGATCAGAGAAAAAATGTTGTTTATAGTATGATTAACGCTATGCTATCCGCACGCTTTCAGGAAATCCTGGAAAAGAACAGCGCCCCGTTCTTGTTTGCACAAGGTTCTTTTGGTAGTTATCAGGGAGGCTTAGTTCCAAAAATCAATGCTTTTCAAACTACTGCCGGAGCAAAATCAGGAAAAGACCTCTTACCTGCATTTACCGCAGCAGTTGCGGAGAGTGAAAGGGCCGTCAAATTTGGTTTTCTACAATCAGAACTAGATGTGGTTAAAAAGAATATTGAAGCCGGGAATGAGATGCTGTTGAAAGAGAAAGACAAAACTTCATCTGTTGCTTTTGTAGGAGAATACCTGAGTCATTTTTTAACTGGCTCTGCAATAGGTTCAATCGGGTTCAATTATAAAGACACGAAAGAAAACCTGAAAACGATCACCCTGGCCGAAGTAAATGCACTGGCAAAAACATTGATTACCAACCAAAATCAAATTATTATTGTAACCGCTCCTGAAAAGGAAAAATCGAATCTTCCAACTACGGCTCAATTACTTGCTGCCTTAACCAATGCAGAAAAAAACCTGAAACCCTATGTGGATAATGCTGTTGATAAACCTCTTTTAGCACAAAAACCAGTAGCTGGAAAAGTGGTCTCAGAAAAGAAATTTGAGGATATTGGTGTTACCCAGTGGACGCTGAGTAATGGCATTAAAGTTTTGCTTAAGCCAACAGATTTCAAGAATGATCAGATACTTTTCAGTTCTTTTTCCAAAGGAGGGACTTCATTAGCAGATCCGGATGATTATCAGTCTGCTGATAATGCAGGGATTATTACTCAAAGTGGTTTAGGTGATTTCAACCCTTCACAACTCAACAGGCTTTTAGCCGGGAATACAGGCAGCGCAGGTGCTTATATAGGTGAATTATACCAGGGCTTTAGTGGAAGTGCTGCGCCTAAAGATTTGGAAAATGCACTTCAGATGGTTACCGCTTCGGCTTTGACCCCGCGTAAAGACATAGAGATTTTTAACAAATCAATCAGTGATGCTAAAGTAAGTCTGGAGAATAAAGATGCAGAGCCAGAAAGCGTTTTTGCAGATACAGTACAAGCCGTTCTTTCTTCTTATCATAAAAGAAGCATGCCCTATACATTAGCAGATATTGATAAAATCTCTCTGGACAAAGCTTTTTCGTTCTATAAAGCGCGCTTTGCGGACCTTGGAGAACAAAGCTTTGTATTTGTGGGTAACTTTGACCTCAATACAATTAAACCGCTTATAGAGACTTATATTGCCAGTTTACCAACCTTGAATAAAAAGACCGGTTATATTGATCTTGGATCACGCACTCCAAATGGGACCATTAGTAAAACAGTCTACAAAGGTTTAGAAGAAAAGGCCAGTGTCCAGTTATATATTCACGGTGATTATGATTATACAGCGGCAAATAATGTACAACTGGATGCTTTAAGCAGTGCTTTGGAAATCAAAATCCTCGAAAGATTGCGTGAAAAAGAAAGTGGTGTTTATTCTCCGCAGGTTTCACTGAGTGTAAATAAATATCCAAGAGCACATTACTATTTCACCATCTCTTTTAGTTGTGCGCCAGCAAATACAGAAAAGCTAATTGCTGCTGCATTGGACGAAGTAAAAATAATAAGAACTAACGGAGTAACGGCTCAGGATCTGGCAAAATTCAAATCTGAGGTACAGCGTCAGCAAGAATTAAATCTGCGTAACAATGGCTATTGGCTTGGTTACCTGACCACCAGGCTTAAATATGGAGATGATTTGAACCAGCTACTGACCGCAAAAGAAAGACTCAATGAAGTGACCACTGAATCTTCTAAAACGAATGCACAAAAGTATTTAAAACAGGATAACTATATCCGGATGGTCTTAATGCCGCAGAAATAACAAATAAGACATAAACCAGAAAGCGGACATGATTTGATTCATGTCCGCTTTTTTTATTTAGTCTCGACCCCTACCGGGCCACTGGCATCACTCTCATTTTTTAACCTGTCGAGCGCAGTAACCAGGTAAGTATATCTTTTGCCTTTAATGATATTGGTATCCAAAAACGATGGGGTATCATTAAAGCTGATTTTGATCATATTTTTAGGATTGACCACGCTGATTTTTTCTCCTTCATCAAACCGGTAAATCACATAACCGGAAGCTGTTTCTCCATCAGCTGCTTTTAACGGCGCTGACCATTTCAACTGTACACCTATGCCTGCAGCCTCTGCACTTAGACCCTGTGGTATATTTGGCACAATCTCGTCCAGCCAGGGCATTTGTGGGGGAAGTGCCGGATATTTGTATAAATCATTTCTCAGAGAATCTGCTGTTGCTCTTGCCACAGTAGAAAATGACCTGGAACTAAAGAATACACTTCCCTGTACCCGGTTATTCTCGCGCATGTACCTGACCTGATCCAGGAGCTGATTTGGATCCCGCCAGGCAGCTTCCATACGCTGATTCATCAGGTAAGCAGCCTGTCCGATATAAAGGTGCCTGCCATAAGTATTGTTACTCCACCAATCTACTAAAGT from Pedobacter sp. WC2423 carries:
- a CDS encoding 2Fe-2S iron-sulfur cluster-binding protein; this translates as MEENNITVHVQNPDGTLTSLEAPVDMGLSLMEYLKACEYDILATCGGMALCATCCVDVLEGEDKLKEMTDDEYAMLDTLPDLLPNSRLACQLQLSHEMDGLVVKLHGTD
- the nagB gene encoding glucosamine-6-phosphate deaminase, whose amino-acid sequence is MARLNLLEETRFEKLPVSVFDNPAAASINVAQRIANLIREKQEKKQKAVLGLATGVTPIAVYAELVRLHKEENLSFSNVITFNLDEYYPMQPNAAQSYVTFMNENLFDHIDIPKENINIPDGTLELEAIPAFCLDYERKIGELGGLDIQILGIGRTGHIGFNEPGSAPNSGTRLVTLDDLTRRDAARDFGGKSFVPSKAITMGIGTIFKAREIILMAWNQKKASIIKKAVEGEISSEVPATYLQLSDHVEFILDKDAASLLTRFDTPWLVKDCVWEDKLIRKAVIWLANTLKKPILKLTEDDFNNHGMAQLAIERGPVYNINIHIFNKLQHTITGWPGGKPNADDSQRPERATPAKKRVVIFSPHPDDDVISMGGTFIRLVDQQHDVHVAYQTSGNTAVWDDDALRFVEFSIDFAEKMGLDQKELKGIYDNMRTFIAAKKPNQVDTPEIQSVKGLIRKGEAIAGARYCGLEDDHIHFMALPFYESGKNKKNPVTNLDVELTIELLQKVKPEQIFAAGDFEDPHGTHLVCFNIIIEAMNRLRETEEWAKNCWLWMYRGAWQEFDTHEIEMAVPLSPQELLKKKYAIFKHQSQKDRAVFPGDDSREFWERAEDRNRDTAKAYDDLGLAEYEAMEAFVRWKF
- a CDS encoding M16 family metallopeptidase, with the protein product MYKNIFPIIGLALLAAINNPVSGQQKTTKHQPVAKHTVSAGKLIPNDPAVKIGRLPNGLTYYIRKNVEPKNRAELYLANRIGSLMENDDQLGLAHFTEHMAFNGTKDFPKNEIINYLQKAGVRFGADLNAYTSFDQTVYQLPIPTDSTELFHTGFKILANWAGKISMDGAEIDRERGVIIEEDRQSGKNSAERIRKQLLPVMLKDSRYEKRLPIGKIDLLKTFTHDKIRNFYADWYRPDLQAVIAVGDFDVNEVEQLIIANFSGLKNPAKKKERLNYDLPDNKAPLVKIITDAEQQYNVASVTWKQRGNILKTTTDQRKNVVYSMINAMLSARFQEILEKNSAPFLFAQGSFGSYQGGLVPKINAFQTTAGAKSGKDLLPAFTAAVAESERAVKFGFLQSELDVVKKNIEAGNEMLLKEKDKTSSVAFVGEYLSHFLTGSAIGSIGFNYKDTKENLKTITLAEVNALAKTLITNQNQIIIVTAPEKEKSNLPTTAQLLAALTNAEKNLKPYVDNAVDKPLLAQKPVAGKVVSEKKFEDIGVTQWTLSNGIKVLLKPTDFKNDQILFSSFSKGGTSLADPDDYQSADNAGIITQSGLGDFNPSQLNRLLAGNTGSAGAYIGELYQGFSGSAAPKDLENALQMVTASALTPRKDIEIFNKSISDAKVSLENKDAEPESVFADTVQAVLSSYHKRSMPYTLADIDKISLDKAFSFYKARFADLGEQSFVFVGNFDLNTIKPLIETYIASLPTLNKKTGYIDLGSRTPNGTISKTVYKGLEEKASVQLYIHGDYDYTAANNVQLDALSSALEIKILERLREKESGVYSPQVSLSVNKYPRAHYYFTISFSCAPANTEKLIAAALDEVKIIRTNGVTAQDLAKFKSEVQRQQELNLRNNGYWLGYLTTRLKYGDDLNQLLTAKERLNEVTTESSKTNAQKYLKQDNYIRMVLMPQK
- a CDS encoding NAD(P)/FAD-dependent oxidoreductase; this translates as MISTDIAIIGAGPVGLFAIFEAGLLKMRCHLIDYLPQVGGQLSEIYPKKPIYDIPGYPSVLAQELVDNLVEQAKPFHPGYTLGERIEGLEKRGEGDFVLTTNMGTIIEAKVVVIAGGLGCFEPRKPVVSGLEQFENGRGVNYMILDPEQYRGQKMVIAGGGDSALDWTIFLADLVEELTLVHRSESFRGAPDSVAKVMQLAESGKINLVLNSNLGAVTGTGKLEKVEIVHNKTLEKTIVDADHLIPLFGLSPKLGPIEQWNLNIHKSAIEVNTDDYSTNIPGIYAIGDINTYTNKLKLILCGFHEAALMSHSAYQYMNPGIKYTMKYTTVNGVAEF
- a CDS encoding S41 family peptidase — encoded protein: MKRNKFALLFALIAFASFTWSFKEDLFLVSKNMDIFASLYREININYVDETNAGDLMKSGIDAMLDTLDPYTTYIPESEVEDYKLKYVSTQFGGIGASTVFIEGKLFVNEVSAGYPAFKLGVQPGDQIIKINGIEVKGKERAEVSRLLRGPRGSAVDLLLIREGTVLQKQLVRDEIKQLNVSYSGMIGDLAYIRLDKFLENSAQEVQDAAIELNKQHPKGMILDLRYNGGGILQEAVKIVNLFVNKDLVVVTQKARNPEKTINYKTSNMPLLPDLPLVVLINGSSASASEIVAGALQDLDRGVVIGQRSYGKGLVQQTFNLPYNSLVKVTVAKYFTPSGRCIQAVDYAHKNKEGKNLKIADSLIAKYNTKTGRVVYNGSGVYPDLLVGAIKLSPITISLISKSMFFDFANAYKKSHATISPATDFQVSEEDYAAFANSLDGKDYSYTSTAERLLSDLRTEAEKEQKLSLVKKDLEELKAKMLVAKKTEIFTHKAEIKRILETQIVSRYYFEKGKIVQAFQYDKELEAAKSVLGNSTKMLAILKGEGTYKTIGDPVKVIAAPADSN
- a CDS encoding ABC transporter ATP-binding protein, with the translated sequence MLEIKQLKKEYAGTTVVDIDHLTINAGETVGIVGNNGAGKTTLFRMLLDLIRPFSGEILSKGKNVAQDDQWKNYTASFLDEGFLINYLTPEEYFIFIGSLQHYSALEVMNSLIPYTELFNGEIMNSGKYIRDFSMGNQNKIGIVAALLQNPELLILDEPFANLDPTTQIRLKDHLKTLKTKQLTTLISSHDLNHVTDVCERIILFEKGKIIKDMYTNENTLKELEAYFSLRTV
- a CDS encoding DUF5687 family protein, translating into MYATFLAHQWMSFWRSKGKGGTIATQLIMGFIILYLVLVSIFIGYNMEHIIEEMLPGKDVMLVFNGMILYYFTIEFLMRLQLQELPTLAVQPYLHLNIPKSKLISFLNITALFSVFNLLPLLLFFPFSILKINSDFGAFACIMYLLAIMSLVIFNNYAALYFKRLTIGNLKAGILGSVFLVAVGLLEYFKVFSIASLSNHVFHVITTTPPVATIFPVAAVIMLTINTRFLKRNLYLEELQSAKQKKSSTDYPFLDRFGETGVYLALEIKLILRNKRSRSTLTKGLLFIFYGLLFYKQETLDANKFWSLIFPATFMTGNMIMLYGQFMFGWQSAEFDGLLTSKLNIKTFFKAKFLLFTIGSTLLTAAVSIYGLISWKILILQFAVYCYNIGVTSVITLYFATRNYKALDLSKGSAMNWQGITASTMLQTIPLMLSPYLIYLPISLISNPYWGIAGVAITGLAGLLTRNFWINFLTKEFQERKYKIAEGFRQK